The DNA window GCCGCGCTCGAGAAGAGCGTAGCGGGGCTCAGCTGGCCGGCGAGCGTGGTGATCCTCGGCATGGGCAGCGACGGCCATACCGCGTCGCTGTTTCCCGATAGCCCGCAGTTGAAGGATGGGCTGACCACCGAGGCCGCGCTGCTCGCGGTGCATGCGCCGAGCGTGCCGCAGCCGCGGATCAGCTTCAGCCGTCACCGCCTGGCACAGGCGAAGCGGCACTTCGTCCACCTCACCGGTGCGGAGAAGCGCGCAGTGTTCGCCAAGGCGCTGGCTGGGGATGAAGTGTTCGAGGCGCCGATCCGTGCCTTCATGGATGCGCCGCTGTCGCTTTATTGGGCGCCCTGAGCGGTTCTTGCTCGGACGCTGGTTTCGGGCGCCGGTGTGGCAATCTGCGGTGAATTGTCGCAGGTCGGTGGATTACTGCTAATGTAGGATTGTTACTACATTTCCGACCGGCTAAGATGGGTATACCCATTCGCAATTCAGTGTTCGGTGCTGGTCGAAAAGCATCGAATCAGTGTCTCTCTCGACAGCCTCGGCTGTTTTTCCACCCGCCCGCTTCGCGTGGCGGGTTTTTTTTGTCCACCGTCCTGCCGTTCGATGCCCGCTATCGGTATGCCCAAGCCTTCCTGGGCGTGGTTGAAATACCGAATTCCGGTGGCCCTCGATTTCTTCCGGCCCGGCCCGACCCGACCGAGGCAGACAGGCGACCCGCGGGCGGGCCGCTCGTGATCTGGTCTTCCGAGGTGTCGCCTCTACAGCACCCGATGCGCGCGTGCGGACTCCAGCAGCGCGAACCAGGCGGTACGTTCGAGCTCGAAATCCGAGCGCGTATCCTCGAGCAGGGCTTGGATTCGATTCGGGCGCAGCGTACCGATCACCGGCACCGGGCCATTGGGAATCCGCTTCAGCCAGGCCAGAGCGACGCCCGCGGCGCTGACCCCGCTCTGCTCGGAGAGCTGGCGCAGCATCTGGTTGACCAGCACGCCCTCGAACAGCCGCCCGCCGCACAGCGGGGAGTAGGCCAGCGCCAGCATGCCGTCCTGGGATGACGCGTCCCAGCGACCGTCGAACAGTGCTTCGCTGCGCGCGATCGAAAGCTCGAACTGGTTGATCGAGAGCGGGTGCTCGAGTACCGCCTGCAGCCGGCGCCACTGCGCGGGCAGGTGGTTGGAGACTCCCACCGCGCCGATCTTGCCGGCATCGATCGCTGCTTCCAGCGCGTGTGCGGTGGGCTCGGCATCGAGCAGCGGATCGGGGCGGTGGAGGAGCAGATGATCGATGCGGTCCACGCCTAGCCGTTGCAGGGCTGAGTCGATCGCCTGGGCCAGGTAGCCGGGTGAGCTGTCGTAGTGCTTGACCTGGAAGGGCGATCGGTCGCGGGCGGCGGGCACGATGCAGGTTTTGGTGATGATGCGCACCTTGTCGCGAAGCCCCGGGCGCAATGAAAGCGCCGCGCCGAAGTGCCGCTCCGTGTCGCCGTTCTGGTCACCATCGCCGTAGATGTCGGCATGGTCGAACCAGTGCAATCCTTCGTCGACGCGGGCCTCGAGCCAACTGGCGAAGGCTTCGGGCGAGGCGAGCCGGGGATGCTGGTGCAGGTTGCGCATGCCGAGCACGAAAGGGCTGTCGATGATCGGGAGTTCAGACACGCGGGACGTCCATGAAGGAGGAAGTGGAAAAGCCGCGGGTGATGATACCCACGGCTGAGCGGTCAGAGCAGGGTGATCTGCTGGGCCAGCAGGTGCTGGCCGCCAGGGGCGAGCCAGATCGGGTCGAGGCGGGTGCAGGCCGCTTCGACGCAGAGGAACTCGAGCAGCTCGGCCTCGGCGACATCTCCGGGCGGTTTGTCGCCAGGATGCCAGATCACGCTCGAATCGCTGCCCTCCTTGGCGATC is part of the Halotalea alkalilenta genome and encodes:
- a CDS encoding aldo/keto reductase, translating into MSELPIIDSPFVLGMRNLHQHPRLASPEAFASWLEARVDEGLHWFDHADIYGDGDQNGDTERHFGAALSLRPGLRDKVRIITKTCIVPAARDRSPFQVKHYDSSPGYLAQAIDSALQRLGVDRIDHLLLHRPDPLLDAEPTAHALEAAIDAGKIGAVGVSNHLPAQWRRLQAVLEHPLSINQFELSIARSEALFDGRWDASSQDGMLALAYSPLCGGRLFEGVLVNQMLRQLSEQSGVSAAGVALAWLKRIPNGPVPVIGTLRPNRIQALLEDTRSDFELERTAWFALLESARAHRVL
- the pgl gene encoding 6-phosphogluconolactonase; this translates as MSDSVNARQRLAESLAEAVAAALRADLAEQDRALLIVSGGLTPLAFFEALSTLELDWERVDVTLADERWVDESSDDSNTRLVKRHLLRERAAQARFVPLTTADATPEEGVAALEKSVAGLSWPASVVILGMGSDGHTASLFPDSPQLKDGLTTEAALLAVHAPSVPQPRISFSRHRLAQAKRHFVHLTGAEKRAVFAKALAGDEVFEAPIRAFMDAPLSLYWAP